In a genomic window of Procambarus clarkii isolate CNS0578487 chromosome 12, FALCON_Pclarkii_2.0, whole genome shotgun sequence:
- the LOC138363965 gene encoding uncharacterized protein, giving the protein MYSVHAINDALCASKSPDTLVPASRHLGASLQTPWCPPPDTLVPASRHLGASLQTPWCQPPDTLVPASRHLGASLQTPWCQPPDTLVPASRHLGASLQTPWCQPPDTLVPASRHLGASLQTRWCQPPDTLVPASRHLGASLQTPWCQPPDTLVPASRHLGASLQTPWCQPPDTLVPASRHLGASLQTPWCQPPDTLVPASRHLGASLQTPWCPPPDTLVPASRHLGASLQTPWCQPPDTLVPAFRHLGASLQTRWCPPPDTLVPASRHLGASLQTPWCQPPDTLVPASRHLGASLQTPWCQPPDTLVPASRHLGASLQTPWCPPPDTLVPSSRHLGASLQTPWCQLPDTLVPASRHLGALLQTPWCQPPDTLVPASRHLGASLQTPWCQPPDTLVPASRHLGASLQTPWCQPPDTLVPASRHLGARLQTPWCQPPDTLVPASRHLGARLQTPWCPPLARKRSPICMEILLV; this is encoded by the coding sequence ATGTACAGTGTGCATGCAATAAATGATGCACTTTGTGCATCAAAGTCTCCAGACACGTTGGTGCCAGCCTCCAGACACCTTGGTGCCAGCCTCCAGACACCTTGGTGCCCGCCTCCAGACACCTTGGTGCCAGCCTCCAGACACCTTGGTGCCAGCCTCCAGACACCTTGGTGCCAGCCTCCAGACACGTTGGTGCCAGCCTCCAGACACCTTGGTGCCAGCCTCCAGACACCTTGGTGCCAGCCTCCAGACACCTTGGTGCCAGCCTCCAGACACCTTGGTGCCAGCCTCCAGACACCTTGGTGCCAGCCTCCAGACACCTTGGTGCCAGCCTCCAGACACCTTGGTGCCAGCCTCCAGACACGTTGGTGCCAGCCTCCAGACACGTTGGTGCCAGCCTCCAGACACCTTGGTGCCAGCCTCCAGACACCTTGGTGCCAGCCTCCAGACACCTTGGTGCCAGCCTCCAGACACCTTGGTGCCAGCCTCCAGACACCTTGGTGCCAGCCTCCAGACACCTTGGTGCCAGCCTCCAGACACCTTGGTGCCAGCCTCCAGACACCTTGGTGCCAGCCTCCAGACACCTTGGTGCCCGCCTCCAGACACCTTGGTGCCAGCCTCCAGACACCTTGGTGCCCGCCTCCAGACACCTTGGTGCCAGCCTCCAGACACCTTGGTGCCAGCCTCCAGACACCTTGGTGCCAGCCTCCAGACACCTTGGTGCCAGCCTTTAGACACCTTGGTGCCAGCCTCCAGACACGTTGGTGCCCGCCTCCAGACACCTTGGTGCCAGCCTCCAGACACCTTGGTGCCAGCCTCCAGACACCTTGGTGCCAGCCTCCAGACACCTTGGTGCCAGCCTCCAGACACCTTGGTGCCAGCCTCCAGACACCTTGGTGCCAGCCTCCAGACACCTTGGTGCCAGCCTCCAGACACCTTGGTGCCAGCCTCCAGACACCTTGGTGCCCGCCTCCAGACACCTTGGTGCCCTCCTCCAGACACCTTGGTGCCAGCCTCCAGACACCTTGGTGCCAGCTTCCAGACACCTTGGTGCCAGCCTCCAGACACCTTGGTGCCCTCCTCCAGACACCTTGGTGCCAGCCTCCAGACACCTTGGTGCCCGCCTCCAGACACCTTGGTGCCAGCCTCCAGACACCTTGGTGCCAGCCTCCAGACACCTTGGTGCCAGCCTCCAGACACCTTGGTGCCAGCCTCCAGACACCTTGGTGCCAGCCTCCAGACACCTTGGTGCCAGCCTCCAGACACCTTGGTGCCCGCCTCCAGACACCTTGGTGCCAGCCTCCAGACACCTTGGTGCCAGCCTCCAGACACCTTGGTGCCCGCCTCCAGACACCTTGGTGCCCGCCTCTAGCCAGAAAGAGATCACCAATTTGTATGGAAATTTTACTAGTATGA